CTCAAGTATACGGGATCATACATGCGCATTTGGCCCGCGCATTGAACCAGCGGTTCGACGATGACCGCGCATACCTCATCGGCGTGGCGATCCAAGAGATCCGCCATCGCTGCAAATCCGCGCCGCGAACATTCCGCCCAGGTCTCGCCCGGCGCGCGCCGGTAGCAATCCGGGGAGGGCGCCACGATCGCATCCGCGAGCAAGGGTGCATAGGTGTCCCGGTAGAGGGGGATCTGGGACACGGAGAGCGCCCCGAGCGTCTCGCCGTGGTACGCATTCTCAAGGCAGATGAAGCGGGTCTTGCGCAGTTCGCCGCGATTGCGCCAATAATGAAAGCTCATTTTGAGCGCCACCTCGACGGCGCACGAGCCGTTGTCGGCGAAAAAACACTTCGTCAAGCCCGCGGGTGTGATCGCGACCAACCGTTCGGCCAAGCTGACGGCCGCTTCGTGCGTGAACCCGGCCAGCAACACCTGTTCGATCTCCTCTACTTGCGCTTTCACCGCGGCATTGATTCGCGGATGGCTGTGGCCGAAGAGATTGACCCACCAGGAGCTGATGGCGTCGAGATAGCGCCGGCCGTCGAAGTCCTCCAGCCAGACGCCGCGCCCGCGCCGAATGGGGATCACGGGGAGGCGTTCGTGATCCTTCATCTGGGTGCAGGGGTGCCATAAGACGGCGAGGTCCCGTTGCTCGAGATCCGTGTTGCCCTCACCCATGGCGAGCCAGGGGATTTCGAGTGATCTAGGCGGCCGATCGGTCGGGCCCGATGGACTCGCCCAGCATCGCGGTGATCAAGCGGTCCTCGAGATCGATCCGGCTGGCGAGGATTTCGCCGAGATGCGAGAGATCCCGGTGCAAGGCGGTGAGATCGCCGGAAAGCGTCACCCCCCCGTACTTGTCATTGAACGCAAGTGCAATCTGGGTGGTGCGGTCAATGCCCGGGTAGATCTCCATCGCCAGATCAACCACCGCCTGCCGCCGTTCCTGGCCTTCGGAAAGACGCTGATAAAGACCGAAATGCGCCGCCGCGATGTAATCGACCAGGAGCTCACAAAACTCGGTCATTAAGGCCACCAGCGGTTTATTCGCTGGAAAGGGCGCCAAGCCCGAGACCTTGCAGAGTAGGACCAACACGTCCTTGCGTTCCTCTAGAATCTTAGTAATAAGCGAGCGAGTCTGGGGACGGGGAATGGCATGTTTCTTCGTTTGCGCTAGCATAGGGGTCCCTGAAACCGTTTTGTTCACGACAGTAGTGATTAATCCTAAATCAACAGCGTAATTAAGGCGAAAAGTGTTCCAAAAGCTGCTCCTCTTAAATTGCGCTAGCGGAGCGGAAGCAACGTTGCCGCACGTAGCATTGATATAATTAGAGCATATGGAGATCACGGGGTACACGATCCAACAGAAAATAGGCTCGGGCGGCATGGCAACCGCCTATTTGGCACGCCAGGACTCGTTGGGCCGATTGGTCGTCTTGAAGGTGCTGCATACCGATAGGCGCAAGAACCCGCAGGATTTCGAGCGCTTTATCAACGAAGCGCGCATCGTTGCCTCGCTCAATCACCCGCATGTCGTTACGATTTACGACATCGGCGCCTGCGATGATGCCGCTTATATGTCGATGGAGTTCGTCGAGGGCGGTGACCTGCGCAAACGCATGCACGCGGTCATGACCCCCTTTGACGCCCTCGACATCTTGATTGCGGTCGGTAGCGGGCTCAGCGTTGCGCATAAGAAAGGTATCGTCCATCGCGACGTGAAACCGGCGAATATCCTATTCCGAAAGGACGGGACGCCTTTGCTGAGTGACTTTGGCATCGCGAAACAACTTACGACCGACCTCGACCTGACGCAAACCGGTATCTTCCTCGGAAGCCCGAACTACATGGCTCCGGAACAAGCCGAGCCTGGCTCCATCGATGGCCGCGCCGACATCTATGCCCTGGGCGTGATCCTGTATGAAATGCTGATGGGCGTGAAACCATACCAATCCGCCTCCGTGCTAGATGTGATCATGCAACATAAGCGGGCGCCGATCCCGATTTTGCCTTCCGGTCTAGATCAATTCCAGCCCCTCATCAACCTCATGCTGGCGAAGAACCGCAAGGATCGGTTTCGGGACGCGGACAGTCTGCTGCATTATGTGCGGCACATGATGCAGAGCGGAATCATCAAGACATCGACCCAGGCGAGGCTCGCCCCCGATGTCGATGTCTCCGGCGAGCATACGCTGTCCCTCGACAAGGCCCGAATCATCGAGCTACCGGCGCAGACCTCCTCCCGGCGTTCGGTCCACGCGCTGGGGGCGCTGCTGGCCCTGTCTCTTGCAGGGTACGCGGGTCTTTTTTACGCCCACGCCCGCATCGACCGTGATGCGGGTCCGCGCAGCGATCCAGCGCTACAGAGCCACGCGGTCGATGTTGATCGGAAGCTTCTGGGAGACACAAGCGCCGCGGGTCCCGTAGCAACGAGCGCCGGTGTCGATCCCGGCAGCGGGGAAGTGGTTAAGGCGCTCGCATGGCTCGCGAAAAAAAGCCTGGACGATTACCGCCTTACCCACCCTCCCCAAGACAACGCTTATTATTACTACTCGCGCTTGCTCGAGATCGACCCCGGCAACGTGCCGGCGCGCAAGGGATTATTGGCGATCGGAGAACGCTTCGCGTTTCTCGCCGAGCGCGAGCTGGCCAACAACAACTACGACCGGGCCAAAGGATACGTTGCGATTGGATTGCAATTCGCTCCAGAAAACGACACGCTGCTGGCGCTTAAATCGTTGGCGCAACGCCCGCACGGAGGCTTGGCCGATACGCTGGCCAAGCTCTTCCGCTGAAGCGGCGATGCCGATGGACCGTCCGCTTCATCCTGGCAGCGCATCTAACTGCGCGGGGTGTCTTAAACGCATGTAGGTATTCCCGTCGCGGCGCGAAAGCCAGCCGCGCACGCTGACAAGCTTACCCACCCAATGATGAAAATCTAAGCGCTTAAAATAATGGAGATCGGTGCGCTGGATTCGAACCGCGAAGGCCGGGCCGAAGTTTAACCACTTGGAGGCGCGTGTGGTGCGGACTCCGCTGATACGACCCGTGACGACTCGATAGCCCCGGGGCAAACCCGCGACGCGCCCGGCATCCACGGGTTTATAGCGCGCGAGCCTCCACAGGCCGAGATTCGATCTCCGCGCCACCCTTTCGGCGTCGCGGTAACATTCCACGTAGTCGAGGTTGGGCGGAAAAATCAACGCCGTCGCGAGGCCCCGCTCGAGTAACCATGCCTGGACATTGGTGCCATCGCGCAGCACCAAGTGGCTTAGTTGCCGCCCGAACCTATCGCGGCTCTGCCGATCGTACCGTAGGCCGACGCGGGATTGGCCTGTGAGCAGACGTTTTAGCGCTCCGCGGGCAGGCTCCGCAAGCGCTTGAGAGCGGCGGCCCTCGCGCCCGATCTCCGGTGCATCGATGCCGATGAGACGGACCTTGCGCCGGTTCGCGAGCACCACGGTGTCGCCGTCGATAACGTAACGGACTGCGGCATACTCATCAAGCCCGGCCGGCGCG
The Pseudomonadota bacterium genome window above contains:
- a CDS encoding thermonuclease family protein produces the protein MRCLSTQGIWLPLLAFVAAWGIACPALQAAPLQCAPAGLDEYAAVRYVIDGDTVVLANRRKVRLIGIDAPEIGREGRRSQALAEPARGALKRLLTGQSRVGLRYDRQSRDRFGRQLSHLVLRDGTNVQAWLLERGLATALIFPPNLDYVECYRDAERVARRSNLGLWRLARYKPVDAGRVAGLPRGYRVVTGRISGVRTTRASKWLNFGPAFAVRIQRTDLHYFKRLDFHHWVGKLVSVRGWLSRRDGNTYMRLRHPAQLDALPG
- a CDS encoding serine/threonine protein kinase, with product MEITGYTIQQKIGSGGMATAYLARQDSLGRLVVLKVLHTDRRKNPQDFERFINEARIVASLNHPHVVTIYDIGACDDAAYMSMEFVEGGDLRKRMHAVMTPFDALDILIAVGSGLSVAHKKGIVHRDVKPANILFRKDGTPLLSDFGIAKQLTTDLDLTQTGIFLGSPNYMAPEQAEPGSIDGRADIYALGVILYEMLMGVKPYQSASVLDVIMQHKRAPIPILPSGLDQFQPLINLMLAKNRKDRFRDADSLLHYVRHMMQSGIIKTSTQARLAPDVDVSGEHTLSLDKARIIELPAQTSSRRSVHALGALLALSLAGYAGLFYAHARIDRDAGPRSDPALQSHAVDVDRKLLGDTSAAGPVATSAGVDPGSGEVVKALAWLAKKSLDDYRLTHPPQDNAYYYYSRLLEIDPGNVPARKGLLAIGERFAFLAERELANNNYDRAKGYVAIGLQFAPENDTLLALKSLAQRPHGGLADTLAKLFR
- a CDS encoding adenosylmethionine--8-amino-7-oxononanoate transaminase yields the protein MGEGNTDLEQRDLAVLWHPCTQMKDHERLPVIPIRRGRGVWLEDFDGRRYLDAISSWWVNLFGHSHPRINAAVKAQVEEIEQVLLAGFTHEAAVSLAERLVAITPAGLTKCFFADNGSCAVEVALKMSFHYWRNRGELRKTRFICLENAYHGETLGALSVSQIPLYRDTYAPLLADAIVAPSPDCYRRAPGETWAECSRRGFAAMADLLDRHADEVCAVIVEPLVQCAGQMRMYDPVYLSLVRAACSQHRVHLIADEIAVGFGRTGTLFACEQAAIAPDFLCLSKGLTGGYLPLGAVLTTDEIYRAFYADYDTVTAFLHSHSYTGNPLACRAALATLSLFEKQPVLADNRQLAQAMAAATAHFPDHPHVAEVRQTGMILAVEIVQDKATKAPYPWQERRGLRIYRQALARGVLLRPLGNVVYFMPPYVITEDEIRHLAEVAWEGVNLATSD
- a CDS encoding sigma D regulator; its protein translation is MLAQTKKHAIPRPQTRSLITKILEERKDVLVLLCKVSGLAPFPANKPLVALMTEFCELLVDYIAAAHFGLYQRLSEGQERRQAVVDLAMEIYPGIDRTTQIALAFNDKYGGVTLSGDLTALHRDLSHLGEILASRIDLEDRLITAMLGESIGPDRSAA